One stretch of Bactrocera tryoni isolate S06 unplaced genomic scaffold, CSIRO_BtryS06_freeze2 scaffold_7, whole genome shotgun sequence DNA includes these proteins:
- the LOC120781639 gene encoding uncharacterized protein LOC120781639 produces the protein MRIEQMNYVRTCVLKPIFALLKHISLCLQQIDCDLSSCVAYANNLYAEISEMRKDSEQSFKLIFESVKTIAAELDLEIKIPRLAKRQTNLDNYEGEPEEYYRRSIYIPFLESFLDQINERFLKHRELLSKIENILPNKCINLDVIEMQETFRVLEKQWAADVEDRAEFRMWKRNWLNQTKRSK, from the exons ATGAGAATAGAACAAATGAATTATGTGCGTACGTGCGtactaaagccaatttttgcattattaaaACACATAAGCCTATGTTTGCAGCAAATAGACTGTGATTTGAGCAGCTGCGttgcttatgcaaataatttgtatgctgaaattagtgaaatgcgtaaggattctgaacaatcgtttaaactaatttttgaatcagttaaaacaatagccgcagaattagatttagaaatcaaaattccgcGTTTGGCGAAACGGCAAACTAATCTCGACAATTATGAAGGCGAACCGGAAGAATATTACCGCAGATCAATTTATATACCGTTTTTAGAAAGTTTTTTGGACCAAATcaatgaacgatttttaaaacatcgagagctgctttccaaaattgaaaacattttgccaaataaatgcataaatcttGACGTTATTGAGATGCAGGAGACTTTTCgtgttttagaaaagcaatgGGCGGCTGATGTAGAAGATCGcgctgaatttagaatgtggaaaag gaactggttaaatcaaacaaagagatccaaa